From one Anaerococcus prevotii DSM 20548 genomic stretch:
- a CDS encoding sodium-dependent transporter — protein MNKFNSKIGFILTAVGSAVGMANVRGFPYKFQQGGLVFFLAYLLFIVIFSYVGLSSEFAVGRLAGTGTLGAYYKSFKSKNKDTLIGKYIGFVPLLGSLFIAVGYAVIVSYISKALLDSLTGSLMHADTTNWFDSFSQKPYSVVGFHFAIIVITLITCIGGARTIEKSNKFMMPTFFVLFVILAIKILTLDGAIEGYKYMFRYDSEALNINTIVQAMGQAFFSLSVTGSGMIVCGAYLSKDEDIVSSSKMTGLLDTIAALLSSCVIIPAIMVYRMDQAGGPGLLFQVLPTILQDMFLGRLFAIILYLAVILAGISSLQNMFEVVAESLMNRYPKIKRNLALVLIGIFVFGLGVNMEMISQWGPFMDIISIYIIPIGASIGAVTWFYVLAKDKLIGEINQGSEKKYGDKWYKIGKYIYTPIAIILCVIALIFKVSF, from the coding sequence ATGAATAAATTTAATTCAAAAATTGGTTTTATATTAACAGCGGTTGGTTCTGCTGTCGGCATGGCAAACGTCCGGGGTTTTCCTTACAAGTTCCAGCAGGGAGGTCTAGTATTTTTCCTAGCTTATTTGTTATTTATAGTCATTTTTTCCTATGTGGGACTATCTAGCGAGTTTGCAGTTGGTAGGCTTGCAGGTACTGGAACCTTAGGTGCTTATTACAAATCTTTTAAAAGCAAGAATAAGGATACCCTTATAGGAAAGTACATAGGATTTGTCCCTCTGTTGGGTTCCTTGTTTATAGCAGTAGGCTATGCTGTAATTGTTTCTTATATAAGTAAGGCCTTGTTGGATTCTCTTACAGGATCTTTGATGCATGCTGATACTACTAATTGGTTTGATAGCTTCTCCCAAAAGCCTTACTCAGTAGTTGGGTTTCATTTTGCAATTATCGTGATAACTCTTATTACTTGTATAGGAGGGGCTAGGACGATAGAGAAATCTAACAAATTTATGATGCCTACTTTCTTTGTTCTTTTTGTCATTTTGGCAATTAAGATTTTAACACTTGATGGGGCAATCGAAGGCTATAAGTATATGTTTAGATATGATAGCGAAGCTTTGAATATCAATACCATAGTCCAAGCTATGGGCCAGGCCTTCTTTTCTCTTTCTGTAACGGGATCTGGGATGATAGTTTGTGGAGCCTACCTAAGTAAGGATGAGGATATTGTATCTTCTTCCAAGATGACAGGCCTGCTCGATACTATAGCAGCACTCTTATCATCTTGCGTTATAATCCCTGCTATCATGGTCTATAGAATGGATCAGGCAGGTGGACCAGGTTTATTGTTCCAAGTCTTACCTACCATCCTACAAGATATGTTCTTAGGTAGATTATTTGCAATAATCTTATATCTTGCGGTAATACTCGCAGGCATTTCATCCCTACAGAATATGTTTGAGGTAGTAGCAGAGTCTCTTATGAACAGGTATCCAAAGATAAAAAGAAACCTAGCCCTAGTCCTAATTGGAATTTTCGTATTTGGCTTGGGAGTCAATATGGAAATGATTAGCCAATGGGGACCATTTATGGACATAATCTCTATCTACATCATCCCAATTGGAGCTTCTATCGGAGCTGTAACATGGTTTTATGTATTGGCTAAGGATAAGCTTATTGGAGAGATTAATCAAGGATCTGAGAAAAAATACGGGGATAAGTGGTACAAGATTGGAAAATATATCTACACACCAATTGCCATTATCCTTTGTGTCATAGCACTAATATTTAAAGTTTCATTCTAA
- a CDS encoding sodium-dependent transporter, whose translation MNKFNSRLGFILTAVGSAVGMANVWGFPYKLQEGGLFFLLVYIFFIGLFSYVGLSSEFAIGRIAEAGTIGSYENAFESKGKSPKLGRAISILPLIGLILLTIGYAVVVAYIFRALVDSITGTLMSVDVGSWYKDLSERDFSVWPYHLCVIILTLINCLGSAKTLEKSSKFMMPAFFILFVVIAIKIISLPNAMDGYRYMFRIDRSMISIGNVVSAMGQAFFSLSITGSAMMICGAYLHKDEDIIYSSKMTGLLDTIAAMVAAFVMIPSVVVFSMDQAGGPGLLFQVLPTILQNIEGGRFFSIILYLAVLFAGISSLQIMFEVVVESVTYVFKKLDRKIVLIAIGALVFLVGMNMEKVSQWGPFMDIISIYIIPIGAMIGAITWFYVLDKKTLISEIDLGSFRKYGQGWYRIGKYLYTPLVIVICLLTIIM comes from the coding sequence ATGAACAAATTTAATTCTAGACTTGGCTTTATACTAACGGCAGTGGGATCTGCTGTGGGTATGGCCAATGTTTGGGGCTTTCCTTACAAGCTCCAGGAAGGGGGACTTTTTTTCCTCTTAGTCTATATCTTCTTTATAGGTCTTTTTTCCTATGTAGGGCTTTCAAGTGAGTTTGCTATAGGAAGAATTGCAGAGGCAGGTACTATCGGATCTTACGAGAATGCCTTTGAAAGCAAGGGAAAAAGCCCTAAACTTGGGCGTGCTATATCAATTCTTCCCCTCATTGGCCTTATACTTCTTACGATTGGCTATGCAGTTGTAGTTGCTTATATTTTTAGGGCCTTGGTTGATTCTATTACTGGGACTTTGATGAGTGTTGATGTAGGAAGTTGGTACAAGGACTTATCTGAAAGGGACTTTTCAGTTTGGCCATATCATCTTTGTGTAATTATTTTGACCTTGATTAATTGTCTTGGTTCTGCCAAAACTTTAGAAAAATCAAGTAAGTTTATGATGCCAGCCTTTTTCATCCTCTTTGTAGTTATAGCTATAAAGATTATCAGCCTACCAAATGCTATGGATGGCTATAGGTATATGTTTAGGATAGATAGGTCGATGATAAGTATAGGAAATGTGGTATCAGCCATGGGTCAGGCCTTCTTTTCCTTATCGATTACTGGTTCAGCCATGATGATCTGCGGGGCTTATCTTCACAAGGACGAGGATATAATCTATTCATCTAAGATGACAGGTCTTCTAGATACAATAGCTGCAATGGTTGCTGCCTTTGTGATGATTCCTTCTGTCGTAGTTTTTTCTATGGATCAGGCAGGTGGTCCAGGGCTCTTATTCCAAGTTCTACCTACAATCCTACAAAATATAGAAGGAGGGAGGTTCTTTTCAATTATCCTCTATCTTGCTGTATTATTTGCAGGTATTTCATCTCTTCAGATAATGTTTGAGGTAGTAGTTGAGTCAGTGACCTATGTATTTAAGAAATTGGATAGAAAAATTGTCCTAATAGCAATAGGAGCCTTAGTATTTCTAGTAGGTATGAATATGGAGAAGGTCAGCCAATGGGGGCCTTTTATGGATATTATATCAATCTACATCATCCCTATAGGGGCGATGATTGGTGCTATAACTTGGTTTTATGTCTTAGATAAGAAGACTCTAATAAGTGAGATCGACCTAGGTTCTTTTAGAAAATATGGACAAGGTTGGTATAGGATAGGAAAGTATCTATATACACCACTTGTAATAGTGATTTGTCTTTTGACAATAATAATGTAA
- the trpS gene encoding tryptophan--tRNA ligase codes for MKDIILTGDRPTGRLHLGHYVGSLKNRVIMQNEGNYDRMYIMIADSQALTDNFDDPGKIRENLIEVALDYLSVGLDPEKVTFFVQSQVSELTELTFYFLNLVTLSRLERNPTVKSEIKLRDFETSLPAGFLIYPVSQAADILLFDANIVPVGEDQEPMLEQAREIARSFNHIYGETFVEPKAVLPEAKIARRMPGIDGGAKMSKSLGNAIYLADDKKTVKKKVMSMYTDPDHINIEDPGKVEGNIVFTYLDVFSKPEHFKEFLPEYENLEALKDHYRRGGLGDVKVKKFLIKVLEDELEPIRKRRAEYEKDLEKVFKILEEGTAKAREAGRSKVEEVKKAMGINYFEDEKLVKSLQEKYK; via the coding sequence GATATAATACTAACAGGTGACAGACCAACAGGCAGACTTCACCTAGGACACTATGTAGGAAGCTTAAAAAACAGAGTAATTATGCAAAATGAGGGTAATTACGATAGGATGTATATCATGATTGCAGACAGTCAAGCCCTCACAGATAACTTCGACGATCCAGGAAAAATTAGGGAAAATCTAATAGAAGTAGCCCTAGACTATCTTAGTGTGGGACTTGACCCAGAAAAGGTGACCTTCTTCGTCCAATCCCAAGTCTCAGAGCTAACAGAGCTTACCTTCTACTTCCTAAATCTTGTTACCCTATCAAGACTCGAGAGAAACCCTACAGTTAAGTCAGAAATTAAACTAAGAGACTTTGAAACATCTCTACCAGCAGGATTTCTAATATATCCTGTAAGCCAAGCTGCTGATATACTTCTCTTTGATGCAAATATAGTTCCAGTAGGAGAAGACCAAGAGCCAATGCTTGAGCAAGCAAGAGAGATTGCTAGAAGCTTCAACCACATTTATGGAGAGACTTTCGTAGAGCCAAAGGCAGTTCTTCCAGAGGCAAAAATCGCAAGACGTATGCCAGGAATTGATGGAGGAGCTAAGATGAGCAAGTCCTTGGGTAATGCAATCTACCTTGCAGATGATAAGAAAACTGTCAAGAAAAAAGTAATGAGCATGTACACAGACCCAGACCATATCAATATCGAAGATCCAGGCAAGGTTGAAGGAAATATCGTCTTTACCTATCTAGATGTATTCTCAAAACCTGAGCATTTTAAGGAATTCCTTCCTGAATACGAAAACCTAGAAGCTCTTAAAGATCATTACAGAAGGGGAGGTCTGGGAGATGTAAAGGTTAAGAAATTCCTAATCAAGGTCCTAGAAGACGAGCTAGAGCCAATTAGAAAAAGACGTGCCGAATACGAAAAAGACCTAGAAAAAGTATTTAAAATCCTAGAAGAAGGAACAGCAAAAGCAAGAGAAGCTGGAAGATCAAAGGTCGAAGAAGTAAAAAAAGCTATGGGCATCAACTACTTCGAAGACGAAAAGCTAGTAAAGAGCTTGCAGGAAAAATATAAATAA